CGCAGCAGCGCGAACGGGCCGGGGTCCGCGCCCGCGGCGAGCGCGGCGAGCAGGTGGCGGAGCAGTTCCATGGTCGTTTCCTCGGTGGCCGGGCGGCCGCCTGGACTCGGCGGTCAGCCCTGCCCCGGAAGGGGAAACGACGGCGGCCGCCGGACAGGGCGGCCGCGGGAGAGATCTACGCGCGGTGGGAGTGGGCCGCCACTGTGGCGGGCCACCAGGAGTTCATCCGCGCGAGCATGGCGTCACCCTAGCCGATCCGTCAGGACCGGGCGCGCGTGCCCGCTCCGCCGTCCGGCCCAGGCGGGCTCACCGGGATTCGAGCGGCTCCGCCGGCGGAGTCAGCCGAGGCGTTGGCCGTACACGTGCTCGACGGTCATCACCATGAGCACTCTGCGGTCGGACACCATGACCGAGCGGTACTCAGGCCAGTCCGGATGCTCCCCGGCGGCCACCCGGTAGTAGTTCACCAGCGCCTCGACCTCGGGGCCGTGCGGGTCCGCCCCCGGCCCGGTGAGGGTCACCGGGCCCTCCGCGGTCGCCCAGGACCGGCCGTCGGGGCTCGTGACCTCCAGCGCGGCCCAGGGGTTCCGGCGCAGGTTCGCCGTCTTGGCCCGTCCCTCGGTCATGGACACGTGGAGGGCTCCGGACTGCCGCTCGTAGAACGGCAGTACCGGCGACAGCTGCGGACGGCCGTCCGATCTGATCGTGGCCAGGACACCGAGCCGGCTCTGCGCGAGCAGGGCGTGCGGATCGAACGGTGAGTCGGTCATGTACTGGCGAAACCGCGACCGGAGGCCCTCTGTTCCAGGCGGGTCGGGCGCTGGGCGGGGTCATCGTCCCGTGCGCTGTGGCGTCCGGCTCCTTGACGACCCCGACGCCGACGCCGATCCCGACCCCGATTACGACCTGTGGGCCCTCGCCGGTCCGGGTCATTCTCCGCGCCGAAGGCGAGCCTTTCCCCGAGCAATTAAAAGCCCGCGACCACCGGCGACGGAGCGGAAAGAACGCCGCCGGGAAATGGCACTTCGGTGCCAGCCACCGGATGAGCCCGGGACCTCGGATCAGATTGACGCAAGAATTGCCGCCTCCCATCTCAGGACGGAAAACAGGTGGAGGTTTAACATGCCCTTTCCGCGATTACTGAGCAGGCGCGTCACCGCGCTGCTCGCCACGGCGGTCTGCACGTCCGCGGTGCTCGCGATCTGCGGCCCGGCCGCGACCGCGGCGCCGGGAGCAGGGGCGGGGGCGGGCACCGGAGCGGGCACCGTCGCGTCCCCGGCGATCACCCTGCCGGCGGCCGGCAGCCACGGTTTCCCCTTCCAGGCGGAGGATCCGGCCCTTCTCGCGGCCAGGGGCTACGTGGAGCGGGAGTTCCTGTTCGGTGGCACAGCCACCGCTTACACCAGGAACGGCACGTTCGGCTCGGATGGCAGATGGCAGGTGACACCGGGCACGCAGGCCCCGTACCAGAGCCGGATGCTGGTCCGTTACCCGGCGGACCCGGCGAAGTTCAACGGGACCGTCCTGGTCGAGTGGTTCAACGTCAGCGGTGGCATTGACGCGCAGGTGGACTGGACGACCATGC
The window above is part of the Parafrankia discariae genome. Proteins encoded here:
- a CDS encoding PPOX class F420-dependent oxidoreductase, whose protein sequence is MTDSPFDPHALLAQSRLGVLATIRSDGRPQLSPVLPFYERQSGALHVSMTEGRAKTANLRRNPWAALEVTSPDGRSWATAEGPVTLTGPGADPHGPEVEALVNYYRVAAGEHPDWPEYRSVMVSDRRVLMVMTVEHVYGQRLG